In Candidatus Kaistella beijingensis, a genomic segment contains:
- a CDS encoding TetR family transcriptional regulator C-terminal domain-containing protein, which yields MQEQAHITQEKIFELYGDYLLNHGEKPKNVYLFAKENNFEEKEFYHYFSGFEQIESEILNHLFTKSLELASEVNFSMEITTKEKLLNVYYIFFENLTMNRSLVLSILGSNKIQNIKTLQNLRETHKQFVNTLDFNEWEMIEKAKEDIRKFNEKSRQEALWLHLVSAIDFWKKDTSPDFEKTDIFIEKTVDTGFELMHNEPLRKVFDLGKFLWKENFK from the coding sequence ATGCAAGAACAAGCCCATATCACACAGGAAAAAATATTTGAATTATACGGAGATTATCTTCTGAATCACGGAGAAAAACCGAAAAACGTTTACCTTTTTGCGAAAGAAAATAATTTTGAGGAGAAAGAGTTTTATCATTATTTCTCAGGATTCGAGCAAATCGAAAGCGAAATATTGAATCATCTTTTCACGAAATCTCTAGAACTCGCTTCGGAAGTTAATTTTTCGATGGAAATTACAACAAAAGAAAAACTCCTGAATGTCTATTACATTTTCTTTGAAAATCTGACGATGAACCGTTCTTTAGTTTTATCTATTTTAGGAAGCAATAAAATTCAGAACATCAAAACGCTTCAGAATCTTAGGGAAACCCATAAACAATTTGTTAACACTCTCGATTTCAACGAGTGGGAAATGATTGAAAAAGCGAAAGAAGACATCCGAAAATTCAACGAAAAATCGAGACAGGAAGCACTTTGGCTCCATTTGGTTTCCGCCATTGATTTTTGGAAAAAAGACACTTCTCCCGACTTTGAAAAAACGGATATTTTCATCGAAAAAACCGTCGATACGGGTTTTGAACTGATGCACAATGAGCCATTGAGAAAAGTTTTCGACCTTGGAAAATTCCTGTGGAAGGAAAATTTTAAATGA
- the ribA gene encoding GTP cyclohydrolase II — MLTIQAQSNIPTDFGMFTVYAFSEYEEDWNPHLVWVAENTDFSKTVNVRFHSECITGEIFHSKKCECGQQLDAAMKYMSENGGMIIYLRQEGRNIGIINKLRAYALQEKGFDTVEANLKLGLPADGRNFDVAVEMLKLLNVKEINLLTNNPDKLKSLENSGIILHHRVPLEIESNDVNESYLSKKKDYFGHLLEKV, encoded by the coding sequence ATGTTGACAATACAGGCACAATCGAATATACCAACAGATTTTGGGATGTTTACTGTTTATGCATTCTCAGAATACGAAGAAGACTGGAATCCGCACTTGGTTTGGGTGGCAGAAAATACAGATTTCAGCAAAACAGTAAACGTTCGTTTTCATTCAGAATGTATCACAGGCGAGATTTTTCATTCTAAAAAATGCGAATGCGGACAGCAATTGGATGCTGCAATGAAATATATGTCGGAAAATGGCGGAATGATTATTTACCTTCGGCAGGAAGGCAGAAATATCGGAATCATCAATAAATTGAGAGCGTATGCGCTTCAGGAAAAAGGTTTTGATACGGTGGAAGCGAATTTAAAATTAGGATTGCCTGCAGACGGGAGAAATTTTGATGTAGCGGTGGAAATGCTTAAACTTCTGAATGTAAAGGAAATTAATCTGCTGACGAACAATCCTGATAAGCTTAAATCTCTGGAAAACAGCGGAATTATTCTGCATCACAGAGTTCCTTTGGAAATAGAATCGAATGACGTGAACGAAAGTTATCTTTCAAAAAAGAAAGATTATTTCGGACATCTTTTAGAAAAGGTATAG
- a CDS encoding SDR family oxidoreductase, which translates to MKKILLTGATGYIGKRMINVIAAQGYQVICCCRDKDRFSKSVDIDDAQIEVVEVDFLKPETLENIPKDISGAYYLMHSMSNINDYAESEKQCAINFSNYIEKTDCKHIIYLSGLANEKELSEHLSSRFEVEKILMKCKVPATVLRAGIIIGSGSASFEIIRDLVEKLPVMVAPKWLHTKCQPIGIANVLDFLIFTLFKEEAYHKSFDIGCNDVLTYKEMLLEFAKIRGLKRMIFTVPVMTPKLSSYWLYFITSTSYNLASALVGSMKIEVVCRPESLAEIKQITGVRPFSYDTALRRTLAKIQDNEIASSWKDSFISSRSDSSLKDYLDVPKYGCFVDLRTEKYDDREKCLRRIFSLGGKNGWYGQSLWKVRGFMDLIAGGPGLRRGRTHPENLHQGDALDFWRVLYANKEEGKLILFAEMKLPGEAWLMFKVYKGRLWQKAVFRPHGLTGRLYWYSVLPFHGIIFNGMVRRLAKGV; encoded by the coding sequence ATGAAAAAAATTCTTCTTACCGGAGCTACCGGATACATCGGAAAACGAATGATAAATGTAATCGCTGCACAAGGTTATCAGGTAATTTGCTGTTGTAGGGATAAAGACCGTTTTTCCAAAAGTGTAGATATTGATGATGCCCAGATTGAAGTGGTGGAAGTGGATTTTTTGAAACCCGAGACACTGGAAAATATTCCGAAAGATATTTCCGGGGCATATTATCTGATGCATTCCATGAGCAACATCAACGATTATGCAGAAAGTGAAAAACAATGCGCCATTAATTTTTCAAATTATATTGAAAAAACCGATTGCAAACACATCATTTATCTTTCGGGTTTGGCTAATGAAAAAGAATTATCTGAACATCTCAGTTCAAGATTTGAAGTTGAAAAAATTCTGATGAAATGTAAAGTTCCGGCCACAGTTTTGAGAGCGGGAATTATCATTGGTTCAGGAAGTGCATCGTTCGAAATCATCAGAGATCTGGTGGAAAAATTACCGGTGATGGTGGCTCCGAAATGGCTTCACACCAAATGTCAGCCGATTGGAATTGCCAATGTTCTGGATTTTCTGATTTTTACTTTATTTAAAGAAGAGGCTTATCACAAAAGTTTTGATATCGGATGTAATGATGTTTTGACCTATAAAGAAATGCTTTTGGAGTTTGCCAAAATAAGAGGACTGAAACGAATGATTTTTACCGTTCCTGTAATGACTCCGAAATTGTCTTCGTATTGGCTGTATTTTATTACCTCAACATCGTATAATTTAGCTTCTGCTTTAGTTGGAAGTATGAAAATTGAAGTCGTTTGCAGGCCGGAAAGTCTTGCGGAAATCAAACAGATTACCGGAGTTCGGCCTTTTTCTTATGATACGGCTCTGAGAAGAACGCTGGCTAAAATTCAGGACAATGAAATTGCTTCGAGTTGGAAAGACAGTTTTATCAGCAGCAGAAGCGATTCCAGCCTGAAAGATTATCTTGATGTTCCGAAATACGGTTGCTTTGTTGATTTAAGAACAGAAAAATATGATGACCGTGAAAAATGTCTGAGGAGGATTTTTTCTTTAGGCGGCAAAAACGGTTGGTACGGTCAAAGTCTCTGGAAAGTTCGCGGATTTATGGATTTAATTGCTGGCGGACCAGGACTGAGACGCGGAAGAACACATCCTGAAAATCTTCATCAGGGTGATGCACTCGATTTTTGGCGGGTTTTGTATGCTAATAAAGAAGAAGGAAAACTCATTCTCTTTGCAGAAATGAAACTTCCCGGTGAAGCGTGGTTGATGTTTAAAGTTTACAAAGGAAGGCTTTGGCAAAAAGCGGTTTTTCGGCCTCATGGATTAACGGGAAGACTCTATTGGTATTCTGTTTTACCGTTTCACGGAATTATTTTTAACGGAATGGTGAGAAGGTTGGCAAAAGGTGTTTAA
- a CDS encoding DNA-formamidopyrimidine glycosylase family protein: MPEGPTIVVFKKKLEKFSGKTVTESGGYNNPYQDQISGKKLISLGTFGKYLLLDFGDFFITVHFGLYGSFLIKEQKKVNPSFTLFFGEDYVNFYVVKIKKIDDKNIFNEKLNVFSEQYDVAATEELLIGKKFLTQKVGDVLMNQDIFPGVGNIIRNEVLFMSDIHPESIVGKIPQEKIRELLQNIRKFSLASVPLIEGKIWKSSAAVYQKQLYKGDEVTEYVSQKIKRKTFVNEKTQKLYR; encoded by the coding sequence ATGCCGGAAGGACCAACCATTGTTGTTTTCAAGAAAAAGCTTGAAAAGTTTTCGGGTAAAACCGTCACGGAAAGTGGTGGTTACAACAACCCTTATCAAGACCAGATCTCTGGTAAAAAACTAATTTCTTTGGGCACTTTTGGGAAATATCTCCTTCTTGATTTCGGAGATTTTTTTATTACCGTACATTTTGGTTTGTATGGAAGTTTTTTAATTAAGGAGCAGAAAAAAGTGAATCCCAGTTTCACCCTCTTTTTTGGCGAAGATTATGTTAATTTTTATGTGGTAAAAATTAAAAAAATCGACGATAAAAATATATTTAATGAGAAGTTGAATGTTTTTTCTGAGCAATACGATGTTGCAGCAACGGAAGAATTATTGATTGGCAAAAAATTTCTTACACAGAAAGTTGGTGATGTACTGATGAACCAAGATATTTTTCCAGGCGTCGGGAACATTATTCGCAATGAAGTTCTTTTCATGAGCGACATTCATCCGGAAAGCATTGTGGGAAAAATTCCCCAAGAAAAAATACGGGAATTACTCCAAAATATTCGCAAGTTTTCTCTTGCTTCTGTACCATTGATTGAGGGTAAAATTTGGAAATCTTCCGCAGCAGTTTATCAGAAACAACTTTATAAAGGCGATGAAGTTACTGAATATGTTTCCCAAAAAATTAAGCGCAAAACATTTGTGAACGAAAAAACTCAGAAACTTTACCGCTAA
- a CDS encoding DNA topoisomerase IB, giving the protein MKDPVKSAKAVSLIYTTDQEQDGIYRRKSGKKFVYFNGDEKIKDKEEIERINKLAIPPAWENVWICALKNGHLQATGIDAKQRKQYRYHPLWNALRNHTKFYRMLQFGYALPKMRLQLEKDLAIKSLEKRKVLAVVVSLMERTNIRIGNNIYEKLYGSFGLTTLKDKHVDIKGQKLKFSFKGKKGVYHDIELKNAKLAKAVQNCKDIPGKELFQYYDENGQRHAIESGMVNDYIKEISGDDFTAKDFRTWSGTVNALIAFKEIGEAESDKEYKSKVKEALEKVAAHLGNTATVCRKYYVHPLVINLYENKSIKKYLDELDQIEINDGKAGLTKEETIVMKMLENEKL; this is encoded by the coding sequence ATGAAGGATCCGGTAAAATCTGCTAAAGCGGTAAGTTTGATTTATACCACCGATCAGGAGCAAGACGGAATTTACCGAAGAAAATCAGGTAAAAAGTTCGTTTATTTTAATGGGGATGAGAAAATCAAAGACAAAGAAGAAATTGAGCGAATCAACAAACTCGCCATTCCTCCCGCTTGGGAAAATGTGTGGATTTGTGCACTTAAAAATGGTCATCTTCAAGCAACCGGAATTGATGCAAAACAGCGGAAACAATATCGCTATCATCCCCTGTGGAATGCGCTTCGGAATCATACCAAATTTTACAGAATGTTGCAATTCGGTTACGCATTGCCGAAAATGAGACTTCAGTTGGAAAAAGATTTGGCTATAAAATCTTTGGAAAAAAGGAAAGTTCTTGCCGTGGTAGTAAGTTTAATGGAAAGAACCAACATTCGTATAGGAAACAATATTTACGAAAAATTGTACGGTTCATTTGGTTTAACAACGCTTAAAGATAAACATGTTGATATAAAAGGTCAAAAGCTAAAATTTTCTTTCAAAGGAAAAAAAGGAGTTTATCATGACATTGAACTGAAAAATGCGAAACTTGCCAAAGCCGTGCAAAACTGTAAAGACATTCCGGGAAAAGAACTGTTCCAATATTATGATGAAAACGGACAGCGACATGCCATCGAAAGCGGAATGGTGAATGACTACATCAAAGAAATCAGCGGCGACGACTTTACAGCAAAAGATTTTAGAACCTGGAGCGGAACGGTAAATGCATTAATCGCCTTTAAAGAAATTGGTGAAGCAGAAAGTGATAAAGAATACAAATCGAAAGTAAAAGAAGCTCTGGAAAAGGTTGCCGCACATTTGGGAAATACCGCGACCGTTTGCCGAAAATATTATGTGCATCCTTTGGTAATCAATCTTTACGAAAATAAATCGATTAAAAAATACCTGGACGAACTTGATCAAATTGAGATTAACGATGGCAAAGCCGGTTTAACTAAGGAAGAAACCATTGTAATGAAAATGCTGGAAAATGAAAAACTTTAG
- a CDS encoding DUF6526 family protein produces MKAQNYKNHKKYYPPHHFIYLPLLGILQVAAIWKIFTDDAHQLTWILFAVIMFLLIYLTLMVRQHYALGNQNRIIRLEFKQRYFELFGKRSDEVEERLNFGQIAALRFAYDEEFKALLQKALTQNISGDEIKKSISSWKPDHHRV; encoded by the coding sequence ATGAAAGCTCAAAATTACAAAAATCACAAAAAATATTATCCGCCCCATCATTTCATTTACCTCCCGCTTTTGGGAATTTTGCAGGTGGCAGCCATTTGGAAAATTTTCACTGATGATGCCCATCAACTCACCTGGATTTTATTCGCAGTGATCATGTTTCTGCTGATTTATCTTACATTAATGGTTCGTCAGCACTACGCTCTGGGAAATCAAAACCGGATTATACGGCTGGAATTTAAGCAACGGTACTTTGAGCTGTTTGGCAAAAGATCGGATGAGGTAGAAGAACGGTTAAACTTTGGTCAAATTGCGGCCCTTCGTTTTGCCTATGATGAAGAATTTAAAGCATTACTGCAGAAAGCTTTAACGCAAAATATTTCCGGTGATGAAATTAAGAAATCCATCAGCAGCTGGAAACCAGATCATCACAGAGTTTAG
- the ligD gene encoding DNA ligase D yields MNSLYQYNSKRDFKKTAEPEGKPEGSNGKLKFVVQRHAASRLHYDFRLEMDGVLKSWAIPKGPSLNPDDKRLAMMVEDHPYAYRTFEGTIPKGNYGAGEVEIWDEGTYEPLEKLKGKSDDLVMRSELHRESMKFILHGKKLKGEFALVKIKNSQDENAWLLIKHRDKYALEYYDAEENTDPNSKVTAALEIKKNKKAQFQDESIKSYKNYAPALSGEKKLKNFITPMLAESSEKPFTKKGWAFEIKWDGYRAIADLRNELQLYSRNGLSYLEKFKKVANSLKLQQHQMILDGELVAYDDTGKTNFQWLQKIGDNPNIMVIYQVFDLLWLNGHSTENLTYLQRKELLKEALVETELVKYHDHILEDGEKFFTLIEKMELEGMMAKQTESTYREGMRSSDWLKIKSQKTEEVIICGFTAPKGSRKKFGSLILGRYNGQELIFCGHTGTGFNDKTLVELYEKMKPLITEKSPFKKIPKTNDKPTWLKPELVAEIKFTELTNDHIFRHPVFLGLREDINAHELNFENKTTANEAFAPLKKSVMERENEQLQKIDQQQVKLTNQNKLYFPKDRVTKGDVIDFYQNISKYILPYLKNRPQSMNRFPNGIDRMSFYQKDAAEETPDWIETQKIFSESTEKYINYIICNDKAAMAYLNNLGCIEFNTWTSQVNTLDQPDYLVLDLDPSENNTFDEVIETAKMVKKVLDRGKIDGYCKTSGSSGIHIYIPMGAKYSFEQVKDFGHILMQLVQKQLPQLTTLERALQKRDKNKIYLDYLQNRRGQTLASVYSLRPKNGAPVSMPIEWDELKPGLKPTDFNIENALSRLEKKGDLFKPVLGKGIDMLKSVEKLGEN; encoded by the coding sequence ATGAACTCCCTTTATCAGTACAACTCTAAGCGCGATTTCAAAAAAACCGCTGAACCTGAAGGAAAACCAGAAGGCTCTAACGGGAAGTTAAAATTTGTGGTTCAGCGTCATGCAGCAAGTCGCCTTCACTATGATTTCAGGTTGGAAATGGATGGTGTTTTGAAAAGTTGGGCCATTCCCAAAGGTCCTTCTCTGAATCCTGATGACAAAAGATTGGCCATGATGGTGGAAGATCATCCCTACGCTTACCGCACTTTTGAGGGAACTATTCCGAAAGGAAATTATGGCGCCGGTGAAGTGGAAATTTGGGACGAAGGAACTTATGAGCCGTTAGAAAAACTCAAGGGAAAAAGCGATGATTTGGTGATGAGAAGCGAGCTTCACCGGGAATCAATGAAATTTATTCTTCATGGTAAAAAACTTAAAGGGGAATTTGCTTTGGTAAAAATTAAAAATTCGCAGGATGAAAATGCGTGGTTGCTCATCAAACATAGAGACAAATACGCTCTAGAATATTACGATGCAGAAGAAAACACTGATCCGAACTCCAAAGTTACCGCAGCTTTAGAAATCAAGAAAAACAAAAAAGCACAATTTCAAGACGAATCAATAAAATCATATAAAAACTACGCACCCGCTCTTTCAGGAGAGAAAAAACTTAAAAATTTTATTACTCCCATGCTTGCCGAAAGCTCCGAAAAACCTTTTACAAAAAAAGGTTGGGCGTTCGAAATAAAATGGGACGGTTATCGTGCCATCGCCGATTTGCGTAATGAACTTCAACTCTACTCGCGAAACGGACTTTCCTATCTTGAAAAATTTAAAAAAGTTGCCAATTCATTAAAACTTCAGCAGCATCAGATGATTCTCGACGGGGAATTGGTAGCCTATGACGACACGGGGAAAACAAATTTCCAATGGTTACAAAAAATTGGCGACAACCCCAATATTATGGTGATCTATCAAGTATTTGATTTACTTTGGCTCAACGGACATTCTACCGAAAACCTCACTTACCTTCAAAGAAAAGAACTGTTGAAAGAAGCTTTGGTAGAAACAGAATTAGTGAAGTATCACGACCATATTTTGGAAGATGGCGAAAAGTTTTTCACCCTAATCGAGAAAATGGAGTTGGAAGGAATGATGGCCAAACAGACCGAAAGTACCTACCGGGAAGGAATGCGAAGCAGCGACTGGCTAAAAATAAAAAGTCAAAAAACAGAGGAAGTAATCATTTGTGGTTTTACAGCACCAAAAGGAAGTAGAAAAAAATTTGGCTCGCTTATTTTAGGAAGATACAACGGACAAGAACTGATATTTTGCGGGCACACCGGAACTGGATTCAATGATAAAACTTTAGTGGAATTGTATGAAAAAATGAAACCGCTCATCACCGAAAAATCACCATTTAAAAAAATTCCTAAAACGAATGATAAACCTACCTGGCTGAAGCCCGAACTGGTTGCAGAAATTAAGTTTACAGAGTTAACGAATGACCACATTTTTCGACATCCGGTTTTTCTCGGTTTACGCGAAGATATTAATGCGCATGAACTGAATTTTGAGAATAAAACAACCGCAAATGAAGCGTTCGCACCCCTAAAAAAATCAGTGATGGAAAGAGAAAATGAACAACTTCAGAAAATTGATCAACAGCAAGTAAAACTCACCAATCAGAACAAACTTTATTTTCCAAAAGATCGGGTTACAAAAGGTGACGTTATTGATTTTTATCAAAATATTTCAAAATATATTCTTCCTTATTTAAAAAACCGTCCACAATCTATGAACCGGTTTCCGAATGGAATTGATAGAATGAGTTTTTACCAAAAAGATGCCGCAGAAGAAACTCCGGACTGGATTGAAACCCAAAAAATTTTTTCAGAATCTACCGAGAAATATATCAATTATATTATTTGCAACGACAAGGCAGCAATGGCTTATTTGAATAATTTGGGCTGCATCGAATTCAATACTTGGACAAGTCAAGTTAATACCCTTGATCAACCGGATTATTTGGTGTTGGATTTAGATCCATCGGAAAACAATACGTTCGATGAAGTAATTGAAACCGCTAAAATGGTAAAAAAAGTATTAGACAGGGGAAAAATTGATGGTTATTGTAAAACTTCAGGAAGTTCGGGAATTCACATTTATATTCCGATGGGTGCAAAATATTCGTTTGAGCAGGTAAAAGATTTCGGGCATATTCTGATGCAGCTGGTTCAGAAGCAACTTCCGCAACTCACTACTTTGGAGCGTGCGCTGCAAAAACGAGATAAAAATAAAATCTACCTGGATTATCTTCAAAACCGGCGCGGCCAAACTTTGGCAAGTGTTTATTCTCTAAGACCAAAAAACGGCGCTCCTGTTTCCATGCCCATTGAATGGGACGAACTGAAACCAGGTTTGAAACCTACCGATTTTAACATCGAAAACGCTTTATCACGATTGGAAAAAAAAGGCGACCTCTTCAAGCCTGTTTTAGGAAAAGGAATCGATATGCTTAAAAGTGTAGAAAAATTGGGTGAAAATTAA
- the ku gene encoding non-homologous end joining protein Ku, with protein MRAIWNGAIGFGLVNIPIKLYAATEESNLDLDMLDKEDLSNIQFKRINAKTGKEVKYENIVKGYKLQDQYIVLTEEDFNEVSPEKSKILNIKQFVNIQEIDSAYFENSYFLEPQKNGEDAYRLLLNALIKTKMAGIGTFILREKEILCLVRPYEDKILMVNRMRYPEELRSFEDLKLPSAKKPQTEELKMAESLIKQLQTTFDPAKFKNTYNEDLMKIIEAKAKGKTKKTEAKEEVSTTATDLMAQLKASLEAGKMKAG; from the coding sequence ATGAGAGCAATTTGGAACGGAGCCATCGGTTTCGGTTTGGTAAATATCCCTATAAAACTCTACGCTGCAACCGAAGAAAGTAATCTTGATTTGGATATGTTAGATAAAGAGGATCTTTCCAATATTCAGTTTAAAAGAATCAATGCAAAAACAGGAAAGGAAGTGAAATACGAGAACATTGTAAAAGGTTACAAGTTGCAAGACCAATATATCGTATTAACGGAAGAAGATTTCAATGAAGTAAGTCCGGAAAAATCTAAAATTTTGAATATTAAACAGTTTGTAAATATTCAGGAAATCGACAGTGCATATTTCGAAAACTCCTACTTTCTGGAACCGCAAAAAAATGGTGAAGACGCTTATCGACTTTTGCTGAACGCCTTGATCAAAACCAAAATGGCAGGAATAGGAACTTTTATATTACGCGAAAAAGAGATTCTTTGTTTGGTTCGTCCCTATGAAGACAAAATACTGATGGTTAACCGAATGCGCTATCCGGAAGAATTGCGCAGTTTCGAGGATTTAAAACTTCCATCCGCAAAAAAGCCGCAGACAGAAGAATTAAAGATGGCAGAATCGCTTATAAAACAGTTGCAAACTACATTCGATCCAGCCAAATTTAAAAATACCTATAACGAGGATTTAATGAAAATTATTGAAGCTAAAGCCAAAGGCAAAACCAAAAAGACAGAGGCGAAAGAAGAAGTTTCCACCACAGCGACTGATTTAATGGCTCAGCTTAAAGCAAGTTTGGAAGCAGGAAAAATGAAGGCTGGTTAA
- a CDS encoding SDR family oxidoreductase has translation MSTKTLKGKTVVITGASSGAGRAAAEAFALEGCNVVLAARGKKGLEETLSLCRDLEVVALAVPTDVSVWEEVENLAQQALQFNGRIDIWINNAGVMATGKFDDMPPQIIQQIINTNLTGYLFGARAVLPIFKNQGDGILINNVSVGGWMPVPYGTAYSASKFGLRGMVEALQGEVSEFPDIHISALYPGMLRSTGNMHSAKYSGFNAKIPPMALDPRELADMMVKVAKRPKKENYPDWTAFAMKYAYGLFPKTVINTGSAAMRMMMKSGNQSETNGNILVPSSEPHRIYGETMLPVPSRKTKKLMLAATLGAAAYVLFKNSGDKKLKNIH, from the coding sequence ATGAGTACCAAAACGTTAAAGGGTAAAACCGTTGTTATTACTGGAGCATCAAGCGGCGCAGGAAGAGCTGCCGCAGAAGCTTTCGCATTAGAAGGATGCAATGTCGTTCTCGCCGCTCGCGGAAAAAAAGGATTGGAAGAAACACTTTCATTGTGTAGAGATTTGGAAGTGGTTGCTTTAGCTGTCCCTACGGATGTTTCTGTGTGGGAAGAGGTTGAAAATCTTGCGCAACAGGCTTTACAATTTAATGGCAGAATCGACATCTGGATCAATAACGCCGGAGTAATGGCTACCGGAAAATTCGATGATATGCCACCACAAATTATCCAACAAATAATTAACACCAATCTTACAGGATACCTTTTTGGGGCACGAGCTGTTTTACCGATTTTCAAAAACCAGGGAGACGGAATCTTAATCAATAATGTGTCGGTTGGAGGATGGATGCCTGTTCCGTATGGAACCGCCTACTCTGCCTCTAAATTTGGGTTACGTGGAATGGTGGAAGCTTTGCAGGGAGAAGTATCAGAATTTCCCGATATACACATTTCGGCGCTATATCCTGGAATGTTGCGTTCCACAGGAAATATGCACTCTGCAAAATACTCTGGTTTTAATGCGAAAATTCCGCCTATGGCACTGGATCCAAGAGAATTGGCAGACATGATGGTGAAAGTCGCTAAAAGACCAAAAAAAGAAAATTATCCGGACTGGACTGCATTTGCAATGAAATATGCTTACGGACTTTTTCCAAAAACCGTCATTAATACTGGTTCAGCCGCAATGCGGATGATGATGAAATCTGGTAATCAATCGGAGACGAACGGAAACATTTTAGTACCTTCTTCTGAACCACATCGAATTTATGGTGAAACCATGTTACCTGTTCCGTCAAGAAAGACCAAAAAGTTGATGCTTGCTGCAACATTGGGAGCGGCAGCGTATGTGCTGTTTAAAAATTCAGGCGACAAAAAGTTGAAAAACATTCACTAA
- the xth gene encoding exodeoxyribonuclease III, whose protein sequence is MKIATYNVNGVNGRLPVLLRWLAEAQPDTVCLQELKAPQDKFPETEILEAGYHSVWLGQKSWNGVAILSKIAKPVISRTALPGDDEDDQSRYLEVKIEDLIIGCIYLPNGNPVPGPKFDYKMKWFERLDAHAEMLITSGKKVMLVGDFNVMPTEKDVYKPEKFKEDALFLPEVRKAFDNLLKQGWTDALRYLYPDEIIYTFWDYFRNAYQRNAGLRIDHFLLSPEILPQLKNAGVDKEVRGWDKSSDHAPVWVQL, encoded by the coding sequence ATGAAAATCGCCACTTATAATGTTAACGGAGTGAATGGCCGGCTTCCTGTACTCTTAAGATGGTTGGCGGAAGCTCAACCCGATACTGTATGTTTACAGGAACTGAAAGCACCGCAAGATAAATTTCCTGAAACTGAGATATTGGAAGCAGGTTATCATTCGGTGTGGCTTGGACAAAAAAGTTGGAATGGTGTTGCCATTTTGTCAAAAATTGCAAAACCGGTGATTTCCAGAACTGCACTTCCTGGTGATGACGAAGATGACCAAAGCCGCTATTTGGAAGTAAAAATAGAAGATTTGATTATTGGCTGTATATATCTTCCCAACGGGAATCCGGTTCCCGGTCCCAAATTCGATTACAAAATGAAATGGTTTGAAAGACTTGATGCCCACGCTGAAATGCTGATAACTTCGGGTAAAAAAGTGATGCTTGTAGGAGATTTCAATGTAATGCCTACTGAAAAAGATGTTTATAAACCCGAAAAATTTAAAGAGGACGCTCTTTTTCTTCCGGAAGTACGCAAAGCCTTTGATAATTTATTGAAGCAAGGTTGGACAGATGCTTTACGTTATCTTTATCCCGATGAAATTATTTATACTTTTTGGGATTATTTCCGTAATGCTTACCAGAGAAATGCTGGTTTGCGCATTGATCATTTTCTATTATCACCGGAAATTTTGCCGCAACTGAAAAATGCAGGCGTCGATAAAGAAGTTCGAGGGTGGGATAAATCAAGCGACCATGCACCAGTTTGGGTGCAGCTTTGA
- a CDS encoding DUF2911 domain-containing protein, with protein sequence MKKLIFTAFLAISVTAYSQWTIPAASPRQKVEQQFSMSKITLDYGRPGVKGRKIFGELVPYGKVWRAGANSSTKITFEQSINFGGKVVPAGTYGLFVQPSEKEWKVILNKDSKQWGAYEYDEKLNVAEVIIPLQNLSEKQEWFEITLNPMDDNAIDLVFKWDFVKAVVPLKTGKPETVTKIVDKLKEIKQIEKDAAAQK encoded by the coding sequence ATGAAAAAACTAATCTTTACGGCTTTTCTAGCCATTTCAGTTACTGCATATTCGCAATGGACAATTCCTGCGGCAAGCCCGAGACAGAAGGTGGAACAGCAATTTTCCATGTCCAAAATCACACTTGATTACGGGAGACCCGGCGTGAAGGGCAGAAAAATATTTGGCGAACTGGTTCCTTATGGGAAAGTTTGGCGAGCGGGCGCAAATTCATCAACCAAAATTACATTCGAACAGTCGATAAATTTTGGTGGCAAAGTGGTTCCTGCAGGAACTTATGGACTATTTGTCCAACCCTCAGAAAAAGAGTGGAAGGTCATTCTGAACAAAGATTCCAAACAATGGGGAGCTTACGAATACGATGAAAAATTGAATGTTGCAGAAGTGATAATTCCGCTTCAAAATTTATCAGAAAAACAGGAATGGTTTGAAATTACACTGAATCCAATGGACGACAACGCGATTGATTTGGTTTTTAAATGGGATTTCGTGAAAGCGGTAGTTCCTTTAAAAACTGGAAAACCTGAAACCGTAACAAAAATTGTGGATAAACTAAAAGAAATAAAGCAGATTGAAAAAGATGCTGCAGCTCAAAAATAA